The sequence GTTGCTGTATTGACAGGATTATCTTTCTGTGCTGTTTTTTTAGCCAAGATAGCAAGTGTTGTTCCCAATAATGTTCCACCAAGGCAATAACCCAATGTGTTTATTTTTTTTGATTTTGAAATAGATTGAACAACTTCAATTGCTTTAATAGCACCTTCTTCCACATATTTATCAAAAGTGATATTTCTCATATAAGGAGTTGGATTTTTCCAAGAAATCATATATGTTGTAATGCCACTGTCAACTATAAAACGGACAAGTGAATTCTCAGGACGAAGGTCAAGGATATAATATTTATTAATCCAAGGAGGAATTATTAATAAGGGCGTTTCATACACTTTTTTAGTAGAAGGTGAATATTGGATAAGTTGCATTAATTCATTTTCAAAAATTACTGCACCTGGAGTGATGGCAATGTTCCTACCTGGTTCAAAAGCCGACATATCCGTTTGTGTAATTCCTCCTTTTTCAATATCTGATAAAAGATTTTTGAAGCCATCTATTAAACTCTGCCCATTTGTTTGTTGAGCCAATTTGATTGCTTCGGGATTAGTTGCTATAAAATTTGAAGGAGAAAAGGCATCAATATATTGTTTCGTATAAAAAGCAAGTTTCTTCTTTGATTTGTCTGCCATATCAACAGTATCAACTATTTCTGTCATCAACTTTGAAGTCAATAAGTAACTTTGTTTAACGAAATCAAAATAATAAGGAGCTTCATCCCATTCAGGAGATTTGAAACGCTTATCATCTGCAGATGGAGCAATAAGAGGCTTGTATTCTACATCTTTACTAGATTGCCTTTCAGCAACGTGTTTCCACAATTCCTGTTGACTATTTAAAAATCCCTTAAATAATTCTTGTATCTTTTCTCCCTCTTCAGGATTCGCCATCAATTTTGTTCCGAATTCTGTGTAGGTATTTACAATGTCCCTGTTATCGTGGTTATAGCCAGTATTATTATCCAAATAATTTTTGATAATTTTCTGAGTCGCCCCTGTAATCCTTTCTGTTAATTCCTGTATGGTTGAGATATCTGTCTTTTTCATTTGTTGGTTTTTATACAAAATAAGCATTATTGATGTAAGTATCGAAAATGGCTTACATCAACAATGCTTATTTTACGTAGGTGAGGAAAAAAGTAATAAATTATTTTTTCTCGTTTTCTTTCCACCACTGAGAAGCCCAAGAAGTAAATTTATTCTGTCCATCATTTTGCACATTGGAAATCGCTTCTATTTGAGCAGTGATATTTTCAGTAAATTTTTTATTGAAATTCAGCGCCAAATTTGTGTGCTTATTGTAGAAATCCAATATCTCTTTGGTATTTTCTGTTGTTAATTTACGTGAAGCCTCGAAGTTCTCTTGTATTAATTCAAGAACTTTTTCAGGAGTATCGCTTTTAGATTCCTTGATGGCATCAACTAATTTTGTATTAAAATCAACATTATGTTCCATCTGACGCGTGTAAGAATTAATTATGCTGTCCAGTGAATCTTCTGCAAGTTCAACAGATTTTCCAAAAGTACTTTTCAATGTTTCTGTAACAGAACCATTCATTGGCTTTTGACCAAAAGATTTTTTTATTGAATCAACCATTTTAAAATTAGAGTCCAACGCAGCATCTATGTGCTTGTTATTGGTGTCAATAAGTTCCCTGATGGTTTCTTTGGATTTCTCCGTTGTGCCGTTAATTGTTTTTTTAATTTTTTCGGCTTTTTCATTGAGTGTTGTTTTCATTTTTTTTGTTTTTTAAAGGTTAGAATTATTAAAGTATTTAGATTATTAAATTTAATGTGAAGCACACATACTCGTATCTATCTTACTTAAGATAATCGCATACTACTTCACCCGTATTTATTGTTAGGTCGCAAATAATATGTTGTGCTGAAACTATTTCGTGTACTGGAAGCAAATGTAAAGGAGCCAATGCATGTGGAATAATATGCAGGGCTGCTGGTGCTGACCAAGCTTCGTGAATTACAATATCTGTTTCAACGATTTTTACCAATTGGCATATTGCCAATGTATCGTCTGGAGCAGGAATTATTTTCAGGGTAAAGATTGGAGAGTAGTAGCTCTTTTTAACCTCTTCTTTATCTAATCTTTTGAACTTATACCCCATGGTTGCCATTGCAATTCTTTCATTACCATAATGAATGGTACCTACAAGAGTATCTCCATCAACCTTCAACTCAGGATATCCTACCTTCTTTGCATATCCGAACATTTCACGTCCAAAAGCGAGCGCTGCCATGTTAGGCACAAGGAGTAGGTGCATATATGTCCCTATTTGTCCTTTATAATGAACTGTAATTAATTGCTCACTTTCAAAAAAGGTGCCGCAGCCAGGGACATCCGGCATTTTTATAACCTGAAATTTCACCAGTGGTTCAATCACTTCCAAGGGCTCAGGAACAAATTTTCTGAGCAGGTCAATATCCGTCTTATAGGTTATATTAAGTATCTCCCGCCGGTAAAATTGTAATGGTGGTCTGTTAAATGCCGGAGATGCAATAGGCATTCCGTAAGCTGTTTTAAGAATCGTTTTCTTGTCCATGTTGTTAACCTCCATATTCGTTTTCTATTTCTTTTGAAAAATCGGCTGAAGCCTCATTTCCTACCATTTCATAATTTTTGGCAAGCCATTCTGTCATGTATTCTCTTCCTCGGTTCCTTAGTAGATTAATAAAATCCCATGAAGTATTCGATTTACTTGACACGTCAAACTCTTCGAGTGCATTATCGGCGCAAATAGAATGATAGCGGATCTTTCTCAGCATACCATTCATATTAAACCCTTCTGATAAAATGCGATTTTTAAAATGTATCAAACGCAATTCTGCAATAAGACTTGCATTGAAGCTTAGTTCATTAATACGATGTTGTATCTCATCTGCCCTTTTGGGAACTTTATTAACCCTGTTAGGATTTATCTGAAGAAGAAGGATATCACTTGTATCTGTACCTTTAATGAGTGGAAAAAGAGGTGGATTTCCAAGATAACCG is a genomic window of Bacteroidia bacterium containing:
- a CDS encoding acetoacetate decarboxylase, whose protein sequence is MDKKTILKTAYGMPIASPAFNRPPLQFYRREILNITYKTDIDLLRKFVPEPLEVIEPLVKFQVIKMPDVPGCGTFFESEQLITVHYKGQIGTYMHLLLVPNMAALAFGREMFGYAKKVGYPELKVDGDTLVGTIHYGNERIAMATMGYKFKRLDKEEVKKSYYSPIFTLKIIPAPDDTLAICQLVKIVETDIVIHEAWSAPAALHIIPHALAPLHLLPVHEIVSAQHIICDLTINTGEVVCDYLK
- the phaC gene encoding class I poly(R)-hydroxyalkanoic acid synthase, with amino-acid sequence MKKTDISTIQELTERITGATQKIIKNYLDNNTGYNHDNRDIVNTYTEFGTKLMANPEEGEKIQELFKGFLNSQQELWKHVAERQSSKDVEYKPLIAPSADDKRFKSPEWDEAPYYFDFVKQSYLLTSKLMTEIVDTVDMADKSKKKLAFYTKQYIDAFSPSNFIATNPEAIKLAQQTNGQSLIDGFKNLLSDIEKGGITQTDMSAFEPGRNIAITPGAVIFENELMQLIQYSPSTKKVYETPLLIIPPWINKYYILDLRPENSLVRFIVDSGITTYMISWKNPTPYMRNITFDKYVEEGAIKAIEVVQSISKSKKINTLGYCLGGTLLGTTLAILAKKTAQKDNPVNTATFLATMIDFSDVGPMGDVIDHALISKLERGELLEEGIMHGHDMERAFNLIRANDLIWSYVVSNYLKGKSPTSFDVMYWTNDNTNLPAKMYLFYLRYMVLENKLSRKNALRICDTLIDIGKIETPSFVIGMEEDHISPVRTNFTTTELLSGPVEFILGESGHVMGVANPPAKKKYGYYLNGKLENGFEKWKETAKFHEGSWWTPWSERLIKKSGKQVVPIKSLGNTKYKVIEPAPGRYVKEKCSENIHKKKDNNKKAQMTKSKMNGVNV